From Phycisphaerae bacterium, the proteins below share one genomic window:
- a CDS encoding DUF1579 domain-containing protein, giving the protein MSSRTSPYRWLAGALALVVATAFVTTQVFSEDPPQGQPKMTPEEQKTFEACMKAAIPGPQHKQLVSIAGTWDVATTFWMKPDAPPSPSTGVTKAKAILGDRWIMEEFEGQMMGGPFGGLGITGYDNVKKKYVNIWMDTMGTGAMISEGTSDATGKIITYIGTYEDPATNKTKTYRSISKFISDSKHTFEMYDKTPEGKEFKCLDIVYTRK; this is encoded by the coding sequence ATGAGTTCCCGCACATCCCCTTATCGATGGCTCGCCGGCGCGCTGGCCCTCGTCGTCGCGACGGCCTTTGTCACGACGCAGGTCTTTTCGGAGGACCCCCCGCAAGGCCAGCCGAAGATGACCCCCGAAGAACAGAAGACGTTTGAAGCGTGCATGAAGGCCGCGATTCCGGGGCCTCAGCACAAGCAGCTTGTCTCCATCGCCGGCACGTGGGATGTGGCGACCACGTTCTGGATGAAACCGGATGCGCCGCCCTCCCCGAGCACGGGCGTGACGAAGGCCAAGGCCATCCTGGGCGATCGATGGATCATGGAGGAGTTCGAGGGTCAGATGATGGGTGGCCCGTTCGGCGGGTTGGGAATCACCGGATACGACAACGTCAAGAAGAAGTACGTCAACATCTGGATGGATACGATGGGAACCGGGGCCATGATCTCCGAGGGAACCTCCGATGCCACCGGAAAGATCATTACTTACATCGGAACTTACGAAGACCCCGCGACGAACAAGACCAAGACTTATCGAAGCATCTCGAAGTTCATCAGCGACAGCAAGCACACCTTCGAAATGTACGACAAGACGCCCGAGGGGAAGGAATTCAAGTGCCTGGACATCGTGTACACGCGCAAGTAG
- a CDS encoding 8-oxoguanine deaminase: protein MNSIRIDHATLIAHRHGKPVVLGDHSILIDGGVIKDVSSTGQNAPGSGSEIIDASNHIVIPGLINTHHHLYQSLTRCMKGVQDAELFDWLTALYPKWSKLTYEAVRLASQISIAELLLSGCTTTSDHFYLFPQNSDVRIEAVLEAAESLGIRIHACRGSMSVGRSRGGLPPDGCVQEEKTILADCERALQSFHDPRTLSMRRIDLAPCSPFSVSADLSRETASLARAHGALLHTHAAETKDEEKYCLETFGKRPIEWLDELGWLGTDVYLAHCVHLADADIRRLAQSHTGIAHCPSSNMRLGSGIAPVRRLLDAGARIGLGVDGSSSNDGSHLLAEARQAVLLQRVAGGAKALSVAEAFTLGTLGSAAVLNRPELGNIAVGFAADLAMYRRNDIALAGAVEQDPLGALMLCHVARADRVLVNGRTVVCEGQIASLDASNLIERFNRLVAHGFRG from the coding sequence ATGAATTCAATTCGCATCGACCACGCCACGCTGATCGCCCATCGCCACGGAAAGCCCGTGGTGCTGGGCGATCATTCGATCCTCATCGACGGCGGCGTCATCAAGGATGTCAGCTCAACCGGTCAGAATGCGCCGGGCTCAGGGTCGGAGATCATCGACGCTTCCAACCACATCGTCATCCCCGGCCTCATCAATACGCACCATCACCTGTATCAATCCCTGACGCGCTGCATGAAGGGCGTGCAGGACGCCGAGCTTTTCGACTGGCTGACGGCCCTCTATCCCAAGTGGAGCAAGCTGACGTACGAAGCCGTTCGGCTGGCCAGCCAGATCAGCATCGCCGAGCTTCTGTTGTCCGGCTGTACGACGACGAGCGATCATTTCTACCTGTTTCCCCAGAACAGTGACGTGCGAATCGAGGCCGTCCTCGAAGCGGCCGAGTCACTCGGCATCCGCATCCATGCCTGCCGCGGGAGTATGAGCGTCGGACGATCGCGCGGCGGTCTGCCGCCGGATGGCTGCGTTCAGGAAGAAAAGACGATCCTCGCCGACTGCGAGCGGGCGTTGCAGAGCTTTCACGATCCGAGAACGCTCTCCATGCGGCGGATCGATCTGGCCCCCTGCTCGCCGTTTTCCGTGAGCGCCGACCTGTCGCGCGAGACGGCCTCATTGGCCCGCGCGCATGGGGCGCTGCTGCACACGCACGCCGCCGAGACCAAAGATGAAGAGAAATACTGCCTCGAGACGTTCGGCAAGCGTCCCATCGAATGGCTCGACGAACTCGGCTGGCTGGGGACAGACGTTTATCTCGCGCACTGCGTTCATCTGGCCGACGCCGATATTCGCCGGTTGGCCCAAAGCCATACCGGCATCGCCCACTGTCCCTCGTCGAACATGCGGCTGGGTAGCGGCATCGCGCCGGTTCGCCGTTTGCTCGACGCCGGGGCGCGAATCGGCCTGGGCGTGGACGGCAGCTCCAGCAATGACGGCTCGCACCTGCTCGCGGAAGCGCGCCAGGCCGTGCTCCTGCAGCGTGTCGCCGGCGGGGCCAAAGCGCTTTCCGTCGCAGAGGCGTTCACGCTCGGCACGCTCGGCAGTGCCGCGGTCCTCAACCGACCGGAACTGGGCAATATTGCCGTCGGTTTCGCCGCTGACCTGGCCATGTATCGCCGCAACGACATCGCCCTGGCCGGGGCGGTCGAACAGGATCCACTTGGCGCGCTGATGCTCTGTCATGTCGCCCGTGCCGATCGCGTTTTGGTGAATGGCCGGACCGTGGTGTGTGAAGGCCAGATTGCTTCGTTGGACGCGTCGAACTTGATTGAGCGCTTTAATCGGCTCGTAGCACACGGCTTTCGGGGATGA
- a CDS encoding type II toxin-antitoxin system RelE/ParE family toxin produces the protein MPVVRRTPLANSDLLEIWLYIAQDSVDAADRLVESIDEKSSILATQSMMGRARPDLGENIRSFAVGDYLVFYLPLDDGIELLRVFHGARDIPAIFQRLS, from the coding sequence ATGCCGGTAGTTCGACGGACGCCCCTTGCCAATTCGGATTTGTTGGAAATCTGGCTTTACATCGCACAGGACAGCGTGGACGCGGCCGATCGCCTTGTCGAATCGATCGATGAGAAATCCTCGATCCTGGCCACTCAGTCGATGATGGGACGAGCCCGGCCCGATCTCGGCGAAAACATCAGAAGCTTCGCTGTAGGCGACTATCTCGTTTTCTACCTGCCTCTCGATGACGGAATTGAACTGCTGCGCGTATTCCACGGCGCCCGCGACATTCCAGCGATCTTTCAACGACTGTCATGA
- a CDS encoding type II toxin-antitoxin system ParD family antitoxin — protein sequence MTVEVPLDLQQYVEDQVATGAYANERDVIADAVRVLRELRKRHDALRQDIQAAIAESKRGESEPLDIDEIKAEGRRRLG from the coding sequence ATGACGGTTGAAGTTCCTTTGGACCTCCAACAATACGTTGAAGACCAAGTCGCTACCGGGGCATACGCCAACGAGCGCGACGTGATCGCCGATGCGGTCCGCGTACTGCGGGAATTGCGAAAGCGGCATGACGCCCTCCGTCAGGACATTCAGGCCGCGATCGCCGAGAGTAAAAGGGGCGAAAGCGAGCCCCTCGATATTGATGAAATCAAGGCCGAGGGGCGGCGGCGACTCGGATAG
- a CDS encoding xanthine dehydrogenase family protein molybdopterin-binding subunit has protein sequence MKSEGRIANSEMREAASIAPVTTEPLVRPSQTPYKERPAGPVGRSERRIDGVEKVTGTALYGADLFFDRADFFAQVARSEKPHARIVKIDVAPALLVPGVITVYTAKDMPGTNRQGLIHRDHPVLAEDKVLFRGDAIAVVVGQTEQAAQRGRDAVKVEYDELPVVADIDDALAANAPKLRPDGNIMGGKRIRKGDADAALAESDVVVSETFQTQTVDHAFLDLEAGIAQWDGKLLTIQVSGQWAHEERRLTALALGLPMEAVRIVCPATGGAFGGREDISIQIYLGLVALKHPGKTIAMRYSREESMRARHKRHAIRIHYTLGAKKDGTLTAAKITVYSDEGAYASTGPAVLRKAASHSTGPLRIPNVYVDVYGVFTNNNPTGAMRGFGACQMAIAYNGMMDRLAERLGMDRVELWRKNLIHSGDDVTTGQRIPISTATECMDAALAQYKSKAGRDAPLASHQRRGWGMSVICFGLGYGDGFPDASRATVKFAESGRLEVYTGGVEYGQGLLNMVAQIAAEELGVPTSLVDVVWADTERTQESGSSSATRQTYFTGGAVKIAASELHEQVLDIAAKVLKVHPHELELHGGKAVGRFDKKLELKISDILAAGRERGYSLEASGIFKPRTVCEDFETGQSPRSFITYLFGSHVAQVLVDVETGEVRVERFVACHDVGKAINPQSVAGQMVGGATQGIGMALMEEVVNEGGVMKNPNLTDYILPTFRDVPSIECVILETDDPGGPFGARGIGEPPLIAAVPAVLSAIGNAIGVMPHTLPCNPQRVWELLNPEEAQVPFQARMNLAPEHAHLAR, from the coding sequence ATGAAAAGCGAAGGGCGAATAGCGAATAGCGAAATGCGGGAAGCGGCATCGATTGCGCCTGTCACGACCGAGCCGCTCGTTCGCCCGTCGCAGACGCCCTACAAGGAGCGGCCAGCCGGTCCCGTCGGCCGAAGCGAGCGACGCATCGACGGCGTCGAGAAGGTGACCGGGACAGCGCTATATGGCGCGGACCTGTTTTTTGATCGCGCCGATTTTTTCGCGCAGGTCGCTCGCTCAGAGAAGCCGCACGCGCGGATTGTGAAGATCGATGTCGCCCCTGCTCTACTCGTGCCGGGCGTGATCACGGTCTACACTGCCAAGGACATGCCGGGGACGAACCGGCAGGGGCTCATCCATCGCGATCATCCGGTGCTGGCGGAAGATAAAGTACTTTTTCGCGGCGATGCGATCGCTGTCGTCGTCGGTCAGACCGAGCAGGCCGCGCAGCGTGGTCGCGACGCGGTCAAGGTCGAATACGATGAGTTGCCGGTCGTTGCGGACATCGACGACGCCCTCGCCGCCAATGCGCCGAAGCTTCGACCGGACGGCAACATCATGGGCGGCAAGCGCATTCGCAAGGGCGACGCCGATGCGGCCCTGGCCGAGAGCGATGTCGTGGTCAGCGAGACTTTTCAGACGCAGACCGTGGATCATGCGTTTCTCGATCTGGAAGCCGGCATTGCGCAATGGGATGGAAAGTTGCTGACCATTCAAGTGTCGGGGCAATGGGCACACGAAGAGCGTCGGCTAACGGCGCTCGCGCTGGGGTTGCCGATGGAGGCCGTGCGCATCGTCTGTCCGGCGACGGGCGGGGCCTTTGGCGGGCGAGAGGATATCAGCATTCAGATTTACCTGGGCCTCGTCGCGCTGAAGCACCCCGGCAAGACGATTGCGATGCGCTACAGCCGCGAGGAGTCGATGCGGGCACGGCACAAGCGTCATGCTATTCGCATTCATTACACGCTCGGAGCGAAGAAGGATGGAACGCTGACCGCCGCAAAAATTACCGTCTATTCCGACGAGGGGGCCTATGCATCGACCGGCCCGGCGGTGCTGCGCAAGGCGGCGAGCCATTCGACGGGTCCACTGCGCATTCCCAACGTGTATGTCGACGTTTATGGCGTCTTCACGAACAACAACCCGACCGGGGCGATGCGCGGCTTCGGCGCGTGCCAGATGGCGATCGCTTACAACGGGATGATGGACCGGCTGGCGGAGCGGCTCGGGATGGACCGCGTGGAGCTGTGGCGCAAGAACCTGATTCATAGTGGCGACGACGTGACGACGGGGCAGCGTATTCCGATCTCTACGGCGACGGAGTGCATGGATGCCGCGCTGGCGCAGTACAAATCCAAGGCGGGGCGCGACGCGCCGCTCGCGTCCCACCAGCGCCGCGGCTGGGGGATGTCCGTCATCTGCTTTGGTCTCGGCTATGGCGATGGATTTCCGGACGCCAGCCGCGCGACGGTCAAGTTCGCCGAGAGCGGCCGCCTAGAAGTCTACACCGGCGGCGTTGAGTATGGGCAGGGGCTGCTCAACATGGTTGCGCAGATCGCCGCCGAGGAACTCGGCGTTCCGACGTCGCTCGTGGATGTCGTTTGGGCGGACACGGAGCGGACGCAGGAGTCGGGATCGTCCTCGGCGACGCGGCAGACCTATTTCACCGGGGGGGCCGTCAAGATCGCCGCCAGCGAACTCCACGAACAGGTGCTCGATATCGCCGCCAAAGTGCTCAAGGTCCATCCGCATGAACTGGAGTTGCATGGCGGCAAGGCGGTCGGCCGGTTCGACAAAAAATTGGAGCTGAAGATCTCCGACATCCTCGCCGCAGGCCGCGAGCGCGGCTATTCGCTCGAGGCGTCGGGGATCTTCAAGCCCCGGACCGTCTGCGAGGATTTTGAGACCGGGCAGTCGCCGCGCTCGTTTATTACGTATTTATTCGGTTCGCACGTCGCCCAGGTGCTCGTTGATGTCGAGACCGGGGAAGTTCGCGTCGAGCGGTTTGTCGCCTGCCACGACGTGGGCAAGGCGATTAACCCGCAATCCGTCGCGGGTCAGATGGTGGGCGGAGCGACGCAGGGGATCGGCATGGCGCTCATGGAGGAGGTCGTCAATGAAGGCGGCGTGATGAAAAACCCGAATTTAACGGATTACATCCTTCCCACGTTTCGCGACGTGCCTTCCATCGAGTGCGTGATCCTCGAAACGGACGATCCCGGCGGACCGTTCGGAGCCCGTGGCATCGGCGAACCGCCGCTCATTGCTGCTGTTCCGGCCGTTTTATCCGCGATCGGCAACGCGATCGGCGTCATGCCGCACACCCTGCCCTGCAATCCGCAGCGGGTGTGGGAACTGCTAAACCCGGAGGAGGCGCAGGTTCCGTTTCAGGCGAGGATGAATCTTGCGCCTGAGCACGCACATCTGGCCAGATGA
- a CDS encoding (2Fe-2S)-binding protein yields the protein MSERTDGKWRLVCMVNDRPIEAEVDQDETLLWFLRERLGLTGTKGSCLEGECGSCTVIVDGEPMNSCLMLAAQMQGRTIETIEGLAHGDKLHVLQDKFLASGAAQCGYCTPGLIMSAKALLDANPQPTEQEFFEGMEGNICRCTGYASICEAIKSAAREWRE from the coding sequence ATGAGCGAGCGAACAGACGGCAAGTGGCGACTGGTCTGCATGGTCAATGACCGGCCGATCGAGGCCGAGGTGGATCAGGATGAAACGCTTTTGTGGTTCTTGCGCGAGCGACTGGGCCTGACCGGCACGAAGGGCTCGTGTCTGGAGGGTGAGTGCGGCTCCTGCACGGTCATCGTCGACGGCGAACCAATGAACAGTTGCCTGATGCTGGCCGCGCAGATGCAGGGCCGGACGATTGAGACGATTGAGGGGCTGGCGCACGGCGACAAACTGCACGTTTTGCAGGACAAGTTTCTGGCCAGCGGAGCGGCGCAGTGCGGCTACTGCACGCCGGGGCTGATCATGTCCGCGAAAGCGCTGCTCGATGCGAATCCCCAACCGACCGAGCAGGAGTTTTTCGAGGGGATGGAGGGGAATATCTGCCGCTGCACGGGATACGCGTCGATTTGCGAGGCGATCAAGTCGGCCGCGAGGGAATGGCGGGAATGA
- a CDS encoding FAD binding domain-containing protein has product MFYQPRQLDEALRLRAQMGSDLTPICGGTDIIVALNRNGHGPKHYLDLSHVEGFSEVRRDNGSWELSGGTTFTKMGLLPVRALAEAAMTVGGPAIRNCGTIAGNLGTASPAGDGCVALLAVDAEVELTHATRGRRMIPIAEYFTGFRKTALLADELITAVRLPADWRTGWYKIGKRGSINISLVCAAIGLSPAGDVRIAFGCVAPTVIRAKSAEAIIARDGISDGAIEAAALAAMKDVSPITDHRASASYRRAMCGVLTRRILRQLRDEQAAGVQP; this is encoded by the coding sequence GTGTTTTATCAGCCGCGACAACTTGACGAAGCGCTGCGACTCCGCGCTCAAATGGGCTCAGACCTCACGCCGATTTGCGGCGGCACGGACATCATCGTCGCGCTCAATCGCAACGGTCATGGGCCCAAGCACTATCTCGACCTTTCTCATGTCGAAGGCTTTTCAGAGGTCCGTCGCGATAACGGATCGTGGGAGCTTTCCGGGGGGACGACGTTTACGAAGATGGGGCTGCTGCCGGTGCGGGCGCTGGCGGAGGCGGCCATGACCGTCGGCGGACCCGCGATTCGCAACTGCGGGACGATCGCTGGCAACCTTGGCACGGCCTCGCCCGCGGGAGATGGATGTGTCGCATTACTGGCGGTCGATGCCGAAGTCGAACTAACGCACGCGACGCGGGGCCGGCGGATGATCCCGATCGCCGAGTATTTCACGGGGTTTCGAAAGACGGCCCTGCTGGCGGACGAGTTGATCACGGCCGTGCGGCTGCCCGCCGACTGGCGGACGGGATGGTACAAGATCGGCAAGCGCGGCTCGATCAACATCAGCCTCGTGTGCGCCGCGATCGGGCTTTCGCCAGCAGGCGACGTGCGGATTGCCTTTGGGTGCGTCGCGCCGACGGTCATTCGAGCCAAGTCGGCGGAGGCGATCATTGCCAGAGATGGGATAAGCGACGGGGCGATTGAGGCGGCGGCGCTGGCCGCGATGAAGGACGTATCGCCGATCACGGATCATCGCGCGTCGGCGTCGTATCGGCGAGCGATGTGCGGCGTGCTGACGCGGCGTATCCTGCGGCAACTCCGCGACGAACAGGCGGCGGGGGTGCAGCCATGA
- the ribE gene encoding 6,7-dimethyl-8-ribityllumazine synthase yields the protein MSETITGKLDAGGLRFAIVVSRFNEFICSRLLAGARDALLRHNATEANITEVWVPGAWELPLAAKSLAKSGRFDAIVALGCVIRGQTTHHLHVGGEAAKGLAQVGLETGMPIGFGVLTTDTIDQAVERAGAKGGNKGADAALAALEMAALLRQINTKR from the coding sequence ATGAGCGAAACCATCACCGGAAAGCTCGATGCGGGCGGACTGCGCTTCGCCATCGTCGTCAGCCGCTTCAACGAATTTATCTGTTCGCGCCTTCTCGCCGGAGCGCGAGACGCCCTGCTGCGACACAATGCGACCGAGGCGAATATCACTGAGGTCTGGGTGCCGGGGGCGTGGGAACTGCCGTTGGCTGCGAAATCCCTGGCCAAGTCCGGCCGCTTCGACGCAATTGTCGCCCTGGGCTGCGTGATCCGCGGCCAGACCACGCACCACCTGCACGTCGGCGGCGAGGCGGCCAAGGGGCTGGCCCAGGTCGGCCTCGAAACGGGCATGCCCATCGGCTTCGGCGTGCTGACGACGGACACGATCGACCAAGCCGTCGAGCGGGCGGGGGCCAAGGGCGGCAACAAGGGGGCCGACGCCGCGCTGGCCGCGCTGGAGATGGCCGCCCTCCTGCGACAGATCAACACCAAACGATGA
- the nusB gene encoding transcription antitermination factor NusB — protein MTDRHSARVLAMQALCQLETLGDDWMAQLNDFVADEGAPLNVQLYARQLARDAWTNLARIDEALQAVAENWELKRMMMVDRNLLRVAACELLLRSDIPPKVAINEAVEIAKSFGAAESPGFINGVLDAMMKRQEPNPAAETEPLTTNH, from the coding sequence ATGACCGACCGCCATTCAGCCCGCGTCCTTGCCATGCAGGCGCTTTGCCAGCTTGAAACGCTGGGCGATGATTGGATGGCGCAGCTCAACGATTTCGTGGCCGACGAGGGCGCACCGTTGAATGTGCAACTGTACGCGCGACAACTCGCCCGCGACGCGTGGACGAATCTCGCGCGGATTGATGAAGCACTCCAGGCCGTCGCCGAGAACTGGGAACTCAAACGGATGATGATGGTGGATCGCAATCTCCTCCGCGTCGCCGCGTGCGAACTCCTGTTGCGCTCGGACATCCCGCCGAAAGTCGCGATCAATGAGGCCGTCGAGATCGCCAAGTCCTTCGGCGCCGCCGAATCCCCCGGCTTCATCAACGGCGTCCTCGATGCCATGATGAAGAGGCAGGAACCGAATCCCGCCGCCGAAACCGAACCACTGACCACAAACCACTGA
- the ftsY gene encoding signal recognition particle-docking protein FtsY, producing the protein MGLFDRFKKALGKTRDKVVTSFRSVLPFGRKIDEALLDEVRDTMLQDDFGPATAERLIEAVRGAWKKGEIHESQDIIAYLKRHIVAKWPEDVRALAQAESGPTVILIAGINGSGKTTSVAKLANYLKKQNKKVILAACDTFRAAAVLQLSQWAERCGVDLIKHGQDADPGAVAYDACEAALALKADILLVDTAGRLHTQDNLMRELGKIQKVVEKKIPGAPHEVLLVLDATIGQNAVNQARSFSEHVKVTGIILAKLDGSAKGGIVVGIRDQLNVPVKFVGLGETIEDIEPFDPETFVEALFAE; encoded by the coding sequence ATGGGCTTATTCGATCGATTCAAAAAAGCACTCGGCAAGACCCGCGACAAGGTCGTCACCAGCTTCCGCTCTGTCCTGCCCTTCGGCCGCAAGATCGACGAGGCCCTGCTCGACGAAGTCCGGGACACGATGCTCCAGGACGACTTCGGCCCGGCCACGGCCGAGCGGCTCATCGAGGCCGTCCGCGGGGCATGGAAGAAGGGCGAGATCCACGAGTCGCAGGACATCATCGCCTACCTCAAGCGCCACATCGTCGCCAAGTGGCCCGAGGATGTGCGGGCCTTGGCCCAGGCCGAGAGCGGCCCGACGGTCATCCTCATCGCCGGAATCAACGGCTCGGGCAAGACGACGAGCGTCGCCAAGCTGGCCAACTACCTCAAGAAACAGAACAAAAAGGTCATCCTCGCCGCCTGCGACACCTTCCGCGCCGCGGCCGTGCTCCAGCTTTCCCAATGGGCCGAGCGCTGCGGCGTCGATCTGATCAAGCACGGTCAGGACGCCGACCCCGGCGCAGTCGCCTACGACGCCTGCGAGGCGGCGCTGGCCCTCAAGGCCGACATTTTGCTGGTCGACACGGCCGGCCGCCTGCACACGCAGGACAATCTGATGCGCGAACTCGGCAAGATTCAGAAGGTCGTGGAGAAAAAGATTCCCGGCGCGCCGCACGAGGTCCTCCTCGTCCTCGACGCCACCATCGGCCAGAACGCCGTCAACCAGGCACGCTCCTTCAGCGAACACGTCAAGGTGACCGGCATCATCCTCGCCAAGCTCGACGGCTCGGCCAAGGGCGGCATCGTCGTCGGCATCCGCGACCAGCTCAACGTCCCGGTCAAGTTCGTCGGCCTCGGCGAGACGATCGAGGACATCGAGCCGTTCGATCCGGAGACCTTTGTCGAGGCCCTTTTCGCGGAATAA
- a CDS encoding GGDEF domain-containing protein, producing the protein MVAAAQAGARELSSSAPQDKGRQAILDQLRKLFVKAKLPSSPVLASRILSLAADPDATIDQFAKVIQMDGALAARLLKMANSACMALVTPATTIQRAVMVLGLGRVRTAALGFQLVGHLNKLGGKRFDIKAYWKQSVLRGCVGREIARVVAPGLAEEAFLIGLLCDGGILLLVQLLGPEYAALYETGGLSPAAFYAAEKGRFPYDHADAISAMAAEWNLPEAIQKPLAQHHFPTRLGAGAGPADRLCALAYLVGSLCFTEDLSPNPSADRLAAYALEQFGLSPDDLQKCLLAAGESYKQASELLGDALPDDLDVTELLGEANRQLTAAAGEAEERVHDVESQRDQIKSALGEYRERAARDPLTGLLNRGALADVAAQHLADARGRGMPVSCFFLDLDDFKRVNDEHNHQTGDHILQAVAAALPAAIINTGSIGRYGGEEFVAIITGLRPDESEAKARQLVEIVRGIDYVPLGLKARITCSVGAVWGNSLQFESADALFAAADEQMYIAKKSGKDRAVYKNFTTENTKKKEAIHSTVPTVSSVVNSAAAPHLDSYRRIAEQLHRAAPAIHGDHRKQSRSVMLTPCFIRLLAGSNAATAAGITIEEPAYVRNFSPTGVGVLASRSMARGDAVEVTICSPGKPPRALAGVVAFCRHVEGAIHDIGIQFSA; encoded by the coding sequence ATGGTCGCAGCCGCTCAAGCCGGTGCAAGAGAGTTATCGTCCTCTGCGCCTCAAGACAAGGGGCGACAAGCCATCCTGGATCAGTTGCGCAAACTGTTCGTCAAGGCCAAGCTGCCCAGCAGCCCCGTATTGGCCAGCCGCATTCTGAGTCTGGCGGCTGACCCCGACGCCACGATCGATCAATTTGCCAAGGTCATCCAGATGGATGGCGCGCTCGCCGCGCGACTGCTGAAAATGGCCAACTCGGCCTGCATGGCGCTGGTCACGCCGGCGACCACGATCCAACGGGCCGTCATGGTCCTGGGGCTGGGCCGCGTCCGCACGGCGGCGCTGGGCTTTCAACTCGTTGGCCACCTGAACAAGCTCGGTGGCAAGAGATTTGACATCAAGGCTTACTGGAAACAGTCCGTCCTTCGCGGTTGCGTCGGTCGCGAGATCGCCCGCGTGGTCGCACCGGGGCTGGCCGAGGAGGCGTTTCTCATCGGACTGCTCTGCGACGGCGGCATCCTCCTGCTCGTCCAACTCCTCGGTCCGGAATACGCGGCCCTCTATGAAACCGGCGGTCTCTCCCCGGCCGCGTTTTACGCCGCCGAAAAGGGACGCTTTCCTTATGACCATGCCGACGCGATTTCGGCAATGGCCGCGGAATGGAACCTGCCCGAAGCGATCCAAAAACCCCTCGCGCAGCACCATTTTCCCACGAGGCTCGGTGCCGGCGCCGGCCCTGCCGATCGTCTCTGCGCATTGGCCTATCTTGTCGGTTCCCTATGCTTCACCGAAGACCTCAGCCCCAATCCATCCGCCGACCGCTTGGCCGCCTACGCGCTGGAGCAGTTCGGTCTCAGCCCCGACGATCTCCAGAAATGTCTGCTGGCCGCTGGCGAGAGCTACAAACAGGCCTCCGAATTATTGGGCGACGCCCTTCCCGACGACCTCGATGTGACCGAACTACTGGGCGAGGCCAACCGGCAATTGACGGCCGCCGCCGGCGAGGCCGAAGAGAGAGTCCACGATGTTGAGAGCCAGCGCGATCAGATCAAGTCGGCACTCGGCGAGTATCGCGAGCGCGCCGCCCGGGATCCTCTGACCGGCCTGCTCAACCGCGGGGCCCTCGCGGATGTCGCCGCGCAACACCTGGCCGACGCGCGCGGACGCGGTATGCCGGTGTCCTGCTTTTTCCTCGATCTCGACGACTTCAAGAGGGTGAACGACGAGCATAACCATCAGACTGGCGATCATATTCTCCAGGCCGTCGCCGCCGCGCTGCCCGCGGCGATCATCAACACCGGTTCGATCGGTCGCTACGGCGGCGAGGAATTCGTCGCGATCATCACCGGCCTGAGGCCCGACGAATCCGAGGCCAAGGCGCGCCAACTGGTGGAAATCGTCCGGGGCATCGATTACGTCCCGCTGGGACTCAAGGCCCGAATCACGTGCAGCGTCGGCGCCGTCTGGGGAAACTCCCTGCAGTTCGAAAGCGCCGACGCCCTCTTCGCCGCCGCGGACGAACAGATGTACATTGCCAAGAAAAGCGGCAAGGACCGCGCGGTGTACAAGAATTTCACCACGGAAAACACGAAGAAAAAAGAAGCTATTCATTCCACCGTGCCGACTGTGTCCTCTGTGGTGAATTCCGCCGCCGCCCCCCACCTCGACAGCTATCGCCGCATCGCCGAGCAGCTCCATCGCGCCGCCCCCGCGATCCACGGAGACCATCGCAAGCAATCGCGGTCGGTCATGCTCACGCCCTGTTTCATCCGACTTCTCGCGGGATCGAATGCCGCCACGGCTGCGGGGATCACGATTGAGGAGCCGGCCTACGTGCGGAACTTCTCCCCCACCGGCGTCGGCGTGCTCGCCTCTCGATCGATGGCCCGCGGTGACGCCGTCGAGGTCACGATCTGCTCGCCCGGCAAACCCCCGCGCGCTCTCGCGGGCGTCGTCGCCTTCTGCCGCCACGTCGAAGGGGCTATCCACGACATCGGCATCCAGTTTTCGGCGTAG